One Polynucleobacter sp. MG-5-Ahmo-C2 genomic window carries:
- a CDS encoding zinc ribbon domain-containing protein: MFCSACGNKLDVGAKFCSKCGAKNDAPAVNPVEQKAPVTTSGEKAKIFFKFVPRDVLIDEKNSHSVATYIRALAGTKQTDTTAYEVLITKDRMYLHPVGKLDPQGLVKPNVDLSRGASPKIMMGDEVDVERLSKYPSFLMSSLKFVTVETKGKSSLTFVFAGDILFNKEKSTAESFIILDTNTSENYSLGRQLFEHFKVKESQLKIFK; encoded by the coding sequence ATGTTTTGTTCAGCTTGCGGTAATAAACTTGATGTGGGTGCAAAATTTTGCTCTAAGTGTGGCGCAAAAAATGATGCCCCAGCAGTAAATCCGGTCGAGCAAAAAGCACCCGTTACTACTAGCGGTGAAAAGGCAAAAATCTTCTTTAAATTTGTCCCACGAGACGTACTCATCGATGAAAAGAATTCTCACTCAGTTGCAACCTACATAAGAGCCTTGGCTGGCACAAAACAAACCGACACTACTGCTTATGAAGTATTAATTACTAAAGACAGGATGTATCTCCATCCAGTTGGTAAATTAGATCCTCAGGGTTTAGTTAAGCCGAATGTAGATTTATCACGCGGGGCCTCACCAAAAATAATGATGGGTGATGAGGTTGATGTAGAGAGGCTGTCAAAATACCCATCCTTTTTAATGAGCTCTCTCAAATTTGTTACCGTAGAGACAAAAGGAAAAAGTAGTTTAACTTTTGTATTCGCTGGCGATATCCTGTTCAATAAAGAAAAATCTACTGCCGAATCCTTCATTATTTTAGATACCAATACTTCGGAAAACTACTCTCTTGGAAGACAGCTCTTTGAGCATTTCAAGGTTAAAGAATCGCAGTTAAAAATCTTTAAGTAA
- a CDS encoding murein L,D-transpeptidase family protein gives MNSINNSHLNSGALKLRLKHLLIASFCMTPILCLANGDATVRQATQELVRNGNLDKAMEILNKSEVEHPNFRLATFMRAELLTALTGGAIANKSKSEVRDGEAPQNLLSELQLRNSVIPNLAELRPAQVLKMPKNADVILVDASISRAYLLRNKDGDPVWEKDYYVTIGKLGVGKQKEGDLKSPLGVYSVTMQIPKQQLRSIFGAGALELSFPNALDKKLDISGSGIWLHGVPKDTYSRAPKASDGCLAFANDDVREIIELASKRQINVTVVPSVQWLKKSDWSARATKVSNEIAAYRSQGLKSKTVRPPEAIYAPESTSTLVIDQPIGQGDGSAIYREYWDKNGNSWNLKFKSRT, from the coding sequence GTGAATTCAATAAATAACTCACACCTCAATAGCGGAGCTCTGAAATTGCGTTTGAAGCACTTATTGATTGCTAGCTTTTGTATGACGCCAATTTTGTGTCTGGCTAATGGCGATGCTACCGTTCGTCAGGCTACTCAAGAGTTGGTTCGCAATGGCAACCTTGATAAGGCTATGGAGATATTAAATAAGTCCGAAGTGGAGCATCCCAATTTCCGTTTGGCAACCTTTATGCGCGCCGAATTGCTAACAGCCCTCACAGGTGGAGCAATTGCGAATAAGTCTAAGAGCGAAGTGCGCGATGGCGAAGCGCCGCAGAATCTATTGTCTGAGCTGCAGTTAAGAAATTCCGTCATCCCTAATTTGGCTGAGTTACGTCCAGCTCAGGTCTTAAAGATGCCGAAAAATGCAGATGTTATTTTGGTCGATGCATCCATTTCCCGCGCTTATCTCTTGCGCAATAAAGACGGAGACCCAGTTTGGGAGAAGGATTATTACGTCACCATTGGTAAATTGGGCGTTGGTAAGCAAAAAGAGGGTGATCTCAAGTCTCCCTTAGGCGTCTACTCTGTCACGATGCAGATTCCGAAGCAGCAATTGAGATCTATTTTTGGTGCAGGTGCTTTGGAATTAAGTTTCCCGAATGCGCTCGATAAGAAGTTAGATATCAGTGGCTCAGGAATTTGGCTGCATGGCGTTCCCAAAGACACCTACAGCAGAGCTCCCAAAGCCTCTGATGGTTGTCTTGCTTTTGCTAATGACGATGTCCGCGAAATTATTGAGTTGGCTAGTAAACGTCAAATCAATGTGACCGTAGTTCCATCAGTTCAGTGGCTGAAGAAGTCTGATTGGAGCGCCCGCGCAACCAAGGTTAGTAATGAAATTGCTGCCTATAGATCTCAAGGCCTCAAAAGCAAAACTGTGCGACCACCTGAGGCTATTTATGCTCCTGAGTCAACATCTACCTTGGTGATTGACCAGCCGATAGGTCAGGGCGATGGTTCCGCAATCTACCGAGAGTATTGGGATAAAAACGGCAATAGCTGGAACCTGAAGTTCAAAAGCCGCACCTAA
- a CDS encoding tetratricopeptide repeat protein, whose product MPSILTEVRSSIARKLCLLQNSLQFFYGALILFFISIAPASAYVSTQAIDNLLLKGDSKAALAQVEVLKKDLSPIDYANTKASALLMLGRWQEAANLLEPYYEKDHANLLVANNYAVALWGMDKKEQARKVLETALNTATPAYRSLRKIYSAQAAEAYAKALNEKNSAPAPILLAASNGGADLVDKPIVVAQAPKAPAPVTPAAPLATPSSQAPKTSPVATPVVEAPPAQVAAAEKDTSPTPQELELITANMGNWVKAWSSKNVKSYLAFYSPSFSPDKGLSYADWLEQRKQRVAKPGAINVEISIMKVVKSKNKILVTFRQKYNSANVNTNSVKCLEWVNDKGTWLITREFNK is encoded by the coding sequence ATGCCATCCATTTTGACTGAAGTTCGCTCATCTATAGCTAGAAAATTGTGCTTATTGCAGAACTCCCTGCAATTCTTTTATGGCGCCTTAATACTCTTTTTTATCAGTATTGCTCCTGCATCTGCTTATGTATCAACACAGGCAATTGACAATCTTTTATTAAAAGGGGACTCAAAAGCAGCGCTTGCCCAAGTCGAGGTGCTGAAGAAGGATCTATCCCCAATTGACTATGCAAACACTAAAGCTTCTGCTTTATTAATGCTGGGGCGCTGGCAAGAGGCCGCCAATCTTTTGGAGCCCTATTATGAAAAAGATCATGCCAATCTCTTAGTTGCCAATAACTATGCAGTTGCCTTATGGGGAATGGATAAGAAAGAGCAGGCACGGAAGGTCTTAGAAACAGCCCTAAATACCGCGACGCCAGCCTACAGAAGTTTGCGCAAAATTTATTCAGCACAGGCAGCAGAGGCCTATGCAAAAGCATTGAATGAAAAAAATTCAGCACCCGCCCCAATTCTCTTGGCAGCCTCTAATGGAGGTGCTGATTTAGTAGATAAGCCGATAGTCGTTGCACAGGCTCCAAAAGCGCCTGCCCCAGTAACGCCAGCAGCACCACTCGCTACTCCAAGTTCTCAGGCGCCCAAGACCAGTCCTGTAGCGACTCCAGTGGTGGAGGCTCCACCGGCCCAGGTTGCAGCAGCGGAGAAGGACACATCACCAACTCCTCAAGAGCTTGAGCTCATTACTGCCAATATGGGAAATTGGGTCAAGGCGTGGTCGAGCAAGAATGTCAAATCATATTTGGCTTTTTACTCACCTAGTTTCTCGCCTGATAAGGGCTTGTCTTATGCAGATTGGTTGGAGCAAAGGAAACAGAGGGTTGCCAAACCAGGCGCTATTAATGTTGAAATCAGCATCATGAAAGTAGTCAAGTCAAAGAACAAGATTCTGGTTACGTTTAGACAGAAGTACAACTCTGCAAACGTCAACACAAACTCTGTGAAGTGTTTGGAGTGGGTAAATGACAAGGGAACTTGGTTGATTACTCGTGAATTCAATAAATAA
- a CDS encoding SPOR domain-containing protein, with protein sequence MKYLIAILLLSTQLVFAQNTEGEKQGVIGIRYTKNAEGMIVIKYVEDKSPAAQAGIQVNDIMISVDGSTLKGMDPANIKNMLRGKVGSTAEIKLENPQTKNEYSVSVVRKVVHFGTSDAPKESAKNNPPADIKTADKAELAPKGAPPQVAPPKINIKAIEKTPAPSAPSAAAVTPAPSSANPEKAAASASSDSKYFIQTGAFFTKEIANDQVAAFNQKGYTSFVDPAKINGSNIFRVRIGPLANQQSAEALSKKLASQGITNSIIETSQTTSKN encoded by the coding sequence GTGAAATACCTCATCGCCATCCTCCTTTTATCCACGCAACTGGTTTTTGCTCAAAATACAGAGGGCGAGAAGCAAGGTGTTATTGGGATCCGTTACACCAAAAACGCCGAAGGAATGATTGTGATTAAGTACGTCGAGGACAAATCCCCGGCAGCCCAGGCCGGAATTCAGGTCAACGACATCATGATTAGCGTCGATGGGTCAACCCTCAAAGGCATGGATCCAGCCAATATTAAGAACATGCTTCGTGGCAAAGTCGGCAGTACCGCCGAGATCAAGTTAGAAAATCCTCAAACCAAGAACGAATACTCCGTTAGCGTAGTTCGTAAAGTTGTCCATTTTGGGACGAGTGATGCCCCAAAAGAGTCTGCAAAAAATAACCCTCCAGCGGATATCAAAACTGCCGATAAAGCTGAACTAGCCCCTAAGGGAGCACCCCCTCAGGTAGCGCCCCCTAAAATCAATATCAAGGCAATTGAAAAAACTCCAGCGCCTTCAGCCCCATCTGCGGCAGCAGTCACGCCTGCGCCCTCCAGCGCTAACCCAGAGAAAGCAGCTGCAAGCGCTTCGAGCGACTCCAAATACTTTATTCAAACTGGTGCTTTTTTTACTAAAGAAATTGCCAATGATCAGGTGGCAGCGTTCAATCAAAAAGGCTACACCAGCTTTGTTGATCCCGCAAAAATTAACGGCAGCAATATTTTTCGTGTTCGTATTGGACCCCTAGCAAATCAACAAAGTGCTGAAGCACTATCCAAAAAACTGGCTAGTCAAGGAATTACCAACTCGATCATTGAAACATCTCAGACAACATCTAAGAACTAA
- a CDS encoding M23 family metallopeptidase — protein sequence MQIIWISGATSHYRKFNITKTQLTRFAAALGFLFIMIGSAIYFMGFRVAIKFDPGMARDMGGVITSEELYHVEDEYREKLSKLQGNLKAMDQKIDALSKINEQYAALATPLPLKDKRKDKESETGAGKGGPYLPLFPYQVHFEENTSLRHSIIKTLESTESLDKKIQSLKEAWLEKYERLIPLPTKPPLAAGYGLSSNFGARLDPITNSPAFHPGIDFNAKPGTQVLAAGNGTVIRAKHDPELGNVIEIKHTEGFTSLYAHCQKLLVNQGDTVTRGQLIGEVGNTGRSTGPHLHFSVYKNGSLLNPMDVLAFTKPAATKEN from the coding sequence ATGCAAATCATTTGGATTTCAGGGGCAACCTCCCACTACAGAAAATTTAACATCACCAAGACCCAGCTAACTCGGTTTGCTGCTGCACTCGGCTTCTTGTTCATCATGATTGGAAGTGCCATCTATTTCATGGGCTTTAGGGTTGCCATTAAATTTGACCCTGGTATGGCACGCGATATGGGTGGTGTGATTACCTCAGAAGAGCTGTATCACGTTGAGGATGAATACCGTGAAAAGCTGAGCAAACTCCAGGGCAACTTAAAGGCAATGGATCAGAAAATTGATGCACTCAGCAAGATTAACGAACAGTATGCCGCGCTCGCAACACCACTGCCACTAAAGGACAAGCGCAAAGATAAAGAGAGCGAGACAGGTGCAGGCAAAGGTGGTCCATATTTGCCCCTCTTTCCCTATCAGGTTCATTTTGAAGAAAACACCAGCCTAAGACACAGCATTATTAAAACTCTAGAGTCTACAGAGAGTCTTGATAAAAAAATACAGTCGCTCAAAGAAGCCTGGCTAGAAAAATATGAGCGCTTGATTCCCTTGCCTACAAAACCACCCTTAGCGGCTGGCTATGGCTTAAGTAGTAACTTTGGTGCACGCTTAGACCCCATTACCAACAGTCCCGCCTTTCATCCTGGTATTGATTTCAATGCCAAACCTGGCACCCAGGTATTAGCAGCCGGCAATGGCACCGTCATTCGGGCAAAGCACGATCCAGAATTGGGTAATGTCATTGAGATTAAACATACTGAAGGCTTTACTAGCTTGTATGCTCATTGTCAGAAACTTTTAGTAAACCAGGGTGACACGGTTACGCGCGGTCAACTGATTGGAGAGGTTGGCAATACTGGCCGCTCTACCGGACCACACTTGCATTTCAGTGTTTATAAGAATGGTTCACTACTCAATCCGATGGATGTTTTGGCTTTTACTAAGCCAGCAGCAACTAAAGAAAACTAG
- a CDS encoding polymer-forming cytoskeletal protein: MFGKKNNEHKFSEPQIESFGTIVGSATEFHGALMVSESVRVDGKIFGNIEERAGQRITVAIGKGGEVHGDIYAFRILIAGMVNGNTYAHERVELHTTANVHGDVTYDTIGIEPGATLNGQMISKRAEPNTTPDSATQLQDTINKIKQDAGISS; the protein is encoded by the coding sequence ATGTTTGGTAAAAAAAATAATGAGCACAAGTTTTCTGAGCCTCAGATTGAATCCTTTGGAACCATTGTTGGAAGCGCCACTGAATTTCATGGTGCCTTGATGGTGTCAGAAAGCGTCAGAGTTGACGGTAAAATTTTTGGGAATATCGAAGAACGTGCAGGCCAAAGAATTACCGTAGCAATCGGTAAGGGTGGTGAAGTGCACGGGGATATCTATGCTTTCCGCATTCTCATAGCTGGAATGGTGAACGGCAACACCTATGCTCATGAGAGAGTTGAGCTGCATACGACTGCTAACGTCCATGGCGACGTTACCTATGACACCATCGGAATTGAGCCTGGGGCTACCCTCAATGGGCAGATGATTTCAAAGAGGGCGGAGCCAAACACTACGCCTGATTCAGCTACTCAGCTGCAAGATACTATCAATAAGATTAAACAAGACGCAGGAATTTCGTCTTAG
- a CDS encoding AAA family ATPase, with the protein METIKVLVTNRKGGVGKSTIAANLAAYLALQKGLKVSLIDYDEQSSSSAWIKKAPNIGIETYRAEMSYQSAGMTLLSARSSLRKFSTGFDVSISDLTWTPNMAENFMHDFDVILVPTSTSKFELASTEIFILEYVLRNSPLISKNKQAIMAVPSRVETNFAETSISTNLASLGMCYITPPVLRASEIDHFVYEDFFCVSSNATISNYFCRFGEFVAQKILEKKREREVPASKLGAIYSGLGKGILILDRYRQNKKLSGMQARSQMQAFKANEQIAADASTIPAFLSKQN; encoded by the coding sequence ATGGAAACAATAAAAGTCTTGGTAACAAATCGCAAGGGTGGGGTTGGCAAAAGTACGATTGCCGCCAATCTTGCTGCGTACCTCGCACTCCAAAAAGGTTTGAAGGTTTCATTGATTGATTACGATGAACAAAGCTCATCTTCTGCTTGGATTAAGAAGGCTCCAAATATTGGCATAGAGACCTATCGCGCTGAAATGTCTTATCAAAGTGCTGGCATGACTTTATTGAGCGCTAGATCTTCCTTGCGTAAATTTTCAACCGGTTTTGATGTCAGCATTTCTGACCTCACTTGGACGCCAAATATGGCGGAAAATTTTATGCATGATTTTGATGTCATTCTGGTGCCAACCTCAACCTCAAAATTTGAATTAGCCAGCACTGAAATTTTTATCTTGGAATATGTATTGCGCAACAGCCCCTTGATCAGCAAAAATAAACAAGCCATCATGGCAGTGCCAAGTAGGGTTGAGACTAATTTTGCAGAAACGAGCATCTCCACCAATTTGGCTTCCTTGGGAATGTGTTACATCACTCCACCTGTATTGCGTGCCAGTGAAATTGATCATTTTGTTTACGAAGATTTTTTCTGTGTCTCTAGCAATGCCACTATCTCGAATTACTTCTGCCGCTTCGGAGAATTTGTAGCTCAGAAGATTCTGGAGAAAAAGCGCGAACGTGAAGTGCCTGCTTCTAAATTAGGTGCTATTTATTCAGGTCTTGGTAAGGGTATTTTGATACTGGACCGATATCGTCAGAATAAAAAACTATCTGGTATGCAAGCTCGCTCTCAAATGCAGGCTTTTAAAGCAAATGAGCAGATAGCCGCTGATGCTTCGACTATTCCCGCTTTTCTCAGCAAGCAAAATTAA